The Phocoena sinus isolate mPhoSin1 chromosome 8, mPhoSin1.pri, whole genome shotgun sequence nucleotide sequence CGAGCTGGGTAGCGGGTCCCTGTCCTCCTAGAGGAGGATATGGCTCCCAGACAGGCTGCAGGGGGCTTCCTGAGCACAGTCCACAGTGGTTGTGGTTTCGTTGACTTATTTATTGTCTGCTCCCTCAGTAAGTTCAGGCTCTGAGAGGTCCCTCTTTCCTCCGTCCACTCAGTATCCAGCAGTGTGGGGCACACAGCAGGCCCGCGAGGAACATGTGTGGAATGAGCAGGAATGAATGTGATCGGTACCATAAAGAACTTTCAGAGTGCACTGGCGGGCCTGGGTCAGGAAGGAGGGATTGGGGTCAGGCAGGAGTTAGCTGTGGACCCCTTTGCAGCAGATCACTCAGTTAACTAGAGAGAGTTGTGGGCACCTGGCTCAGCCTCCCTCCCTACCCTAGGGACTCATCTtacagttcttttatttttaaaaaacgtgCTCCATTGCCCTGGGTGGAGAAAGGTTGGCACCGGAAGGGGGCTGGGTCTGCTGCTCCAGGCTGGGTCCCGGCTGCCCTCATCACCCTGTGCGCCCTAGGGCTTCCAGCAGAAGTTCACCTTCCACAGCAAGGAGATCGTGGCCATCAGCTGCTCCTGGTGCAAGCAAGCCGTGAGTGCTGCTCGCCCTACCTGCAGGCTGGCCCCCGGGCTGTGCTGGGTTGGGGGTCCCGGGTCTCAGCTGGCTCCGGCTCAGCCACGCCAACCAACCCCCTCTAGTACCACAGCAAGGTGTCCTGCTTCATGCTGCAGCAGATCGAGGAGCCGTGCTCCCTGGGGGTCCACGCCGCCGTGGTCATCCCACCCACCTGGATCCTCCGTGCCCGCAGGCCCCAGGTGAGTCCTGCCCGCACCCTTGACCCCTGCAGACACCTAGGGTCTGCCAGCCACCTGGGCCCACCCACCTTGTCACCAACATCCTTGCTTCCCTTGCAGAATACCCTCAAGgcaagcaagaagaaaaagagggcaTCCTTCAAGAGGAAATCTAGCAAGAAAGGGCCTGAGGTTAGACCTGGGACCAGGTGGGCAGCTGGAGGGGAACAGGAGAGAGGGGCCTGTTTTGGGGGATGCTGAGCCCCCTGGGCTGATGCTGCCAGCTCGGCCACCAGTGGGTCAGTTTGGGCTCTGCGGCCCTGAGGAGGGTGAGAGGTCAGATCCGAGGTGCCTCTCTATGGCCAGGCCCACTGTGAGGTGTGACCCGGTGTGATCACAAGGGAACGGGGGCGGGGTCTGCCAAGACAGGAAAGAGCCTTATGGGCTCTCTGTGTCTCCAAGGAGGGCCGCTGGAGACCCTTCATCATCAGGCCCACCCCGTCCCCCCTCATGAAGCCCCTGCTGGTGTTCGTGAACCCCAAGAGTGGGGGCAACCAGGTACCCACAGCCTGCCCTCTCCACCGAGTgccttgggggagggatggggtcaAGCTCATGCCCCTCCCCGCAGCAGCTGTTCCCAGGTTCTGTTGCAGCTTCTGCCCCATTCCTCTTTCCCAGGGACGCTGAGAAAATCCAATTCTGTCTCCACCCTTCGCCCCTGCCTAGGCCTTGTTCCCACAGTTCCCACCCTTCTCCCCACGCATCTCTCCAGCTCAGCACGCCACCCCTGactgcctcccccccaccccccgccgccccgTCCCTGTCGGCTCCTGGTCTCCCACAGGGCGCCAAGATCATCCAGTCCTTCCTCTGGTATCTCAATCCCCGGCAAGTCTTTGACCTGAGCCAGGGAGGGCCCAAGGAGGCGTAAGTACTTGCCAGGGCTCTCGTGGGGATGGTGGCGGGGGCTCGCCTGGCGCTCGGGGTACAGCACTCGGAGCCTGACCCCATTCCTGTCTTCTGACCCCAGGCTGGAGATGTACCGTCGGGTGCACAACCTGCGGATCCTGGCCTGTGGGGGCGATGGCACGGTGagcgcccctgccccgcccctcccggcccggcccggccctggCCTCGCACTCTGACCTGGCCTCTCGTGCTCTGCCCGCTGCAGGTTGGCTGGATCCTCTCCACCCTGGACCAGCTGCGCTTAAAACCACCGCCACCCGTCGCCATCCTGCCCCTGGGCACCGGCAACGACTTGGCCCGCACCCTCAACTGGGGTGGGGTGAGCGCCCacagggcagggagctggggagggcgGAGCAGCAGGGAAGGCCCAGACCCCGGAGGGGCTCAGTTCCTGCCTCCCCCCAGGGCTACACCGATGAGCCCGTGTCCAAGATCCTCTCCCACGTAGAGGAGGGCAACGTGGTGCAGCTGGACCGCTGGGACCTCCATGCTGAGCCCAACCCCGAGGCGGGGCCTGAGGAGCGAGATGAGGGGGCCACCGACCGGGTGGGTTGGCCGGGGCAGGGCCGGGGGTGTCTGGGATCCTGGGACCCGGGGTGACTCTTGGTGTCTCCAGACCTCGGCCTCTTCACAGGAAGAGGGAGTAACGGTACTCACCTCAAGAGGTAGCTGTCACTCAGcacatatttactgagaacctgcTACTGCCGGGCACCGTCTGTTCTCAGCAGCAAGCAAAACCAAGTCCCGGCTCTCGTGGGGCTCCTGCAGAACACGGCCCGTCAGGGGGGAGGGCTATGGGAAGAGAGGGCCAGCAGGGCACGGGGTGCCCTTGTGCGCGGGGCACTTAGCCTGGGAGCTCAGACGGCAGGGCCAAGgcaggggggctgggggcagagctgtCTGGTGGACATGACTGTGTGGGAAAGGCCTGAAAACGCGGGGGCTGAGCCGGCCAGCCCTCATGCCCGTCCCTGGCCTTTCTCCAGCTGCCGCTGGACGTCTTCAACAACTACTTCAGCCTGGGCTTTGATGCCCACGTCACCCTGGAGTTTCACGAGTCTCGAGGTTGGCAGACTTTTGCtgaggaggcctggggaggctggggagggagggatacaggAGGGGGTCCCCGAGAGGACCAGATCTTGCCCTTCCCAGTAAAAGGCATTCATTCTCAACCCTCCCTCTTGACCCCAGCCTGGGAAGCCCCAGCAGGCTCAGAACAACTGACTGTCCCCTATTTCTTGTCACCACCCAGAGGCCAACCCAGAGAAATTCAACAGCCGCTTTCGGAATAAGATGTTCTACGCCGGGGTGAGTCTGGGGTCTGCCAGCTACGCCCCACCATTCCCATGCCCACCTGTTCTACCGCCTGTGCCCCCTGCCTACCTGTGTCTCCCAGGCCGCAGGACCCCTGCGTGGCAGCGGTGAAGGCAATTACCTGTCACCAGATGGTGACGCCCTCTGTCTCCCACAGACAGCCTTCTCCGACTTCCTGATGGGCAGCTCCAGGGACTTGGCCAAGCACATCCGCGTGGTGGTGAGTGGGCCATGCTGGCAGGCAGGGTGGGCGGGCCCAGCGGAAGGGAGACCACCTGGGTACATATACCCTCTACACCCTCCGCCGTTCCCGCCTCCAGTGTGACGGGACTGACCTGACCCCCAAGATTCAGGACCTGAAACCCCAGTGCATTGTGTTCCTGAACATCCCCAGGTGAGGAGGGAAGGGCTCTGTGTGGGCCCTGCTGCCTCTGTCCTGCACGCCCGTCCCCTGAAGCCCATTGTGGTGCCCTCCCCTCCAGGTACTGTGCGGGCACCATGCCCTGGGGCCACCCTGGGGAGCACCATGACTTCGAGCCCCAGCGGCATGATGATGGCTACCTCGAGGTTATTGGCTTTACCATGACATCCCTGGTGAGTGAGCCAGCACGGGGACCGCCTAGAGCCCCGGCCCTGTCCCCACAGTGCCCCGGAGCCTGGCCCCAAGATGGAAGGGGGGGGGAAGTCACCAAACTTCCTTCATTGGCCAGGACAGGAGAGCTGACCCTCACCTCCTTCTCTGGCTGGGGTCTCACCCTCCGTCTGCTCTCCACGGGGCGGGGGGTCACTCTCACTTTGGCCAGAGCATCCCTGGGAAAAGCGGAGCTTGAGGTCCTGCCatcccctggcccctggcctgaGCCTCTCGCGCCCACAGGCAGCGCTGCAGGTGGGCGGGCACGGCGAGCGGCTGACACAGTGCCGAGAGGTGCTGCTCACCACGTCTAAGGCCATCCCAGTGCAGGTGGACGGTGAGCCCTGCAAGCTCGCAGCCTCACGCATCCGCATCTCGCTGCGCAACCAGGCCACCATGGTGCAGAAGGCCAAGCGGCGGAGCGCCGCCCCCCTGCACAGCGAGTATGCCCCTCCCCAGCCTCGGTTTTCCCATCTGGAAATGAGGCTCACAGTCCCCCGGGGCAGCTGGGTGGGGCTCGGTGCCTGGCGGGGACGGGAAGCCCAGGAGAGCCC carries:
- the DGKZ gene encoding diacylglycerol kinase zeta isoform X9, producing MLKSVSRRKCAACKIVVHTPCIEQLEKINFRCKPSFRESGSRNVREPTFVRHHWVHRRRQDGKCRHCGKGFQQKFTFHSKEIVAISCSWCKQAYHSKVSCFMLQQIEEPCSLGVHAAVVIPPTWILRARRPQNTLKASKKKKRASFKRKSSKKGPEEGRWRPFIIRPTPSPLMKPLLVFVNPKSGGNQGAKIIQSFLWYLNPRQVFDLSQGGPKEALEMYRRVHNLRILACGGDGTVGWILSTLDQLRLKPPPPVAILPLGTGNDLARTLNWGGGYTDEPVSKILSHVEEGNVVQLDRWDLHAEPNPEAGPEERDEGATDRLPLDVFNNYFSLGFDAHVTLEFHESREANPEKFNSRFRNKMFYAGTAFSDFLMGSSRDLAKHIRVVCDGTDLTPKIQDLKPQCIVFLNIPRYCAGTMPWGHPGEHHDFEPQRHDDGYLEVIGFTMTSLAALQVGGHGERLTQCREVLLTTSKAIPVQVDGEPCKLAASRIRISLRNQATMVQKAKRRSAAPLHSDQQPVPEQLRIQVSRVSMHDYEALHYDKEQLKEASVPLGTVVVPGDSDLELCRAHIERLRQEPEGAGAKSPTCQKLSPKWCFLDATTASRFYRIDRAQEHLNYVTEIAQDEIYILDPELLGASARPDLPTPSSPLPTSPCSPRPLSLPGDAAPPTGEELIEAAKRNDFCKLQELHRAGGDLMHRDERSRTLLHHAVSTGSKEVVRYLLDHAPTEILDAVEENGETCLHQAAALGQRTICHYIVEAGASLMKTDQQGDTPRQRAERAQDTELAAYLENRQHYQMIQREDQETAV
- the DGKZ gene encoding diacylglycerol kinase zeta isoform X10, with the translated sequence MLQKSVSRRKCAACKIVVHTPCIEQLEKINFRCKPSFRESGSRNVREPTFVRHHWVHRRRQDGKCRHCGKGFQQKFTFHSKEIVAISCSWCKQAYHSKVSCFMLQQIEEPCSLGVHAAVVIPPTWILRARRPQNTLKASKKKKRASFKRKSSKKGPEEGRWRPFIIRPTPSPLMKPLLVFVNPKSGGNQGAKIIQSFLWYLNPRQVFDLSQGGPKEALEMYRRVHNLRILACGGDGTVGWILSTLDQLRLKPPPPVAILPLGTGNDLARTLNWGGGYTDEPVSKILSHVEEGNVVQLDRWDLHAEPNPEAGPEERDEGATDRLPLDVFNNYFSLGFDAHVTLEFHESREANPEKFNSRFRNKMFYAGTAFSDFLMGSSRDLAKHIRVVCDGTDLTPKIQDLKPQCIVFLNIPRYCAGTMPWGHPGEHHDFEPQRHDDGYLEVIGFTMTSLAALQVGGHGERLTQCREVLLTTSKAIPVQVDGEPCKLAASRIRISLRNQATMVQKAKRRSAAPLHSDQQPVPEQLRIQVSRVSMHDYEALHYDKEQLKEASVPLGTVVVPGDSDLELCRAHIERLRQEPEGAGAKSPTCQKLSPKWCFLDATTASRFYRIDRAQEHLNYVTEIAQDEIYILDPELLGASARPDLPTPSSPLPTSPCSPRPLSLPGDAAPPTGEELIEAAKRNDFCKLQELHRAGGDLMHRDERSRTLLHHAVSTGSKEVVRYLLDHAPTEILDAVEENGETCLHQAAALGQRTICHYIVEAGASLMKTDQQGDTPRQRAERAQDTELAAYLENRQHYQMIQREDQETAV